The following nucleotide sequence is from Methylocella sp..
AAACTGCGCCGAGTGCCTGAGGCTATGCGTTTCGAGCCCGGAGAAAGCGTGCCCCTTAGAGGCGTTCCGCATAGAATCGCGCATCGTCCTGGGCTCCGCGGCATTGTCTCGGTTGAAATGCCGCTGCGAGCTGAAGGAGCGGAGCCTTTGCTTTGGGTCAGCGGCGATCCCGCCTTTGCGCACCGGAGAGTGCAGGATTTTCTAATGCGAGAGGCAAAGCGCGACATTGAGGCCGCCGTCGCGCGCCATGCCGCCCGGCTCGGCGTCAAGATTCGCAAAATCACTCTGCGGGACACGACAAGCCGCTGGGGCTCGTGCTCAGCTTCAGGCGCGCTGAATTTTTCCTGGCGCCTCATCATGGCGCCGCATTTCGTGCTGGATTACCTCGCCGCGCATGAGGTTTCCCATCTGGAGCATATGAACCATTCCGACGCTTTCTGGAGCGTCGTCGGGCGATTATCCCCTGATGTCGCGGACGCCGAGGCATGGCTCAAGGCGCATGGCTCAGGCTTGCTCCGCTTTGGCAGGGGCAAAATCGGCGCGTCTGCAGACGTATGAGACGCTTCGATTTAGAGCCCTCATGATATTAAGTCCGCAAACTTTTGGCTGGATCCTAAGATCGCGCTTTAG
It contains:
- a CDS encoding SprT family zinc-dependent metalloprotease; amino-acid sequence: MLRLFQRDAPRPSEAAFIEVSHAGETYCIHLRRTAAARRFTLRVRTAARDVVLTIPARGSLSEAKSFAARHAAWIGAKLRRVPEAMRFEPGESVPLRGVPHRIAHRPGLRGIVSVEMPLRAEGAEPLLWVSGDPAFAHRRVQDFLMREAKRDIEAAVARHAARLGVKIRKITLRDTTSRWGSCSASGALNFSWRLIMAPHFVLDYLAAHEVSHLEHMNHSDAFWSVVGRLSPDVADAEAWLKAHGSGLLRFGRGKIGASADV